One region of Epilithonimonas zeae genomic DNA includes:
- a CDS encoding bifunctional riboflavin kinase/FAD synthetase translates to MKIIRDLTGYHSTIPLALSLGMFDGVHLGHLSIINKLNEIAEKEQLESAILSFWPHPRKFLNPNDDVKMLNTLEEKLELLEKSGIKNIFLKTFDEEFRNLTGTEFCEQVLVDKLNVKHIIIGYDHTFGKNKSGNFELLKSLSDGLGFKVNQLEAVQTNDLNISSTKIRIALSEGRITDANTMLGYNYPLTGKVIHGKKLGRTIGYPTANIEVPINKLLPKSGAYIVEVYIDNQFYKGMLSIGTNPTIDDKNQSLHTEVYILDFDQDIYGKDITVKFRDFLHDEIKFEGLEKLIEKLDEDKRLTEEFQF, encoded by the coding sequence TTGAAAATCATCAGAGATCTTACAGGTTACCATTCTACAATACCTTTAGCATTATCATTAGGTATGTTCGATGGTGTTCATTTGGGACATTTATCGATTATTAATAAATTGAATGAAATCGCAGAAAAAGAACAACTTGAATCTGCGATTCTAAGTTTTTGGCCACATCCGAGAAAGTTTTTGAATCCAAATGATGATGTGAAAATGCTAAATACGCTTGAGGAGAAATTGGAATTACTTGAAAAAAGCGGAATCAAAAATATTTTTCTAAAAACTTTTGATGAAGAATTCAGAAATCTGACGGGAACTGAGTTTTGTGAACAGGTTTTGGTTGATAAGCTCAACGTTAAACATATTATAATAGGATACGATCATACATTCGGTAAAAACAAAAGCGGAAATTTTGAATTGTTGAAATCTTTGTCTGATGGATTAGGCTTTAAAGTCAATCAATTGGAAGCTGTTCAAACGAATGATCTTAACATTAGTTCTACAAAAATCAGAATAGCTTTGTCGGAGGGCAGAATTACTGACGCTAATACAATGTTGGGTTACAATTATCCTTTGACAGGGAAAGTCATTCACGGGAAAAAATTGGGTAGAACAATTGGTTATCCAACTGCAAACATCGAAGTTCCAATCAACAAATTATTACCTAAAAGCGGCGCCTATATTGTTGAAGTTTATATTGACAATCAATTCTATAAAGGAATGCTAAGCATCGGAACTAATCCAACCATTGACGACAAAAATCAATCATTACATACCGAAGTCTATATTCTGGATTTTGACCAAGATATTTATGGTAAAGACATCACTGTCAAATTCCGGGATTTTCTACACGACGAAATCAAATTTGAAGGTTTGGAAAAACTAATTGAGAAATTGGATGAAGACAAAAGACTGACAGAGGAATTTCAGTTTTAA
- a CDS encoding DUF1593 domain-containing protein codes for MKINFKTYKKVQNLAVGFLMMSSVFGQAQTLSNQERPRIIITADPELDDSNSMIRFLLYSSDLDIDGLVYASSAFHWKGDGKGTKWFVPSREYSRFGTGICPCESWRWGEDEKFIHDAVDAYAKSYSNLKVHNPNYPSPEVLKSKIKYGNIEFDGDISKDSEGSNLIKAAILDNKPGKLYVTAWGGLSTIARALKSIQEEFENTTDWEKIQTKVARKLVILPSGDQDDTYASYIKPNWPKLDYREFVDGPNYGYTAPLKASPENAKYFSADWMKKNISHKGAFGELYRVWGDGKQMVKNDIVDFFGFSGVTAEELKKQGYKVWMPLQPKGSFLSEGDNFTFMNMLGNGLRAYESGSYGGWGGIEPASKASSNMFFDNAADGNNSAEAMSNSMASKEKSEKELAFPNFLPQAMNDFAARLTWSTTPTFSKANHEPVVKILGPTNIRSSAGEKVPLYGSVTDPDGNKVTIKWWQFKQAGTYNGDVEISKSDSLNPEIIVPKTAKSGQTIHLILEATDNGTPALTRYQRVIITVR; via the coding sequence ATGAAAATTAATTTCAAAACCTATAAAAAAGTTCAGAATCTTGCCGTTGGTTTCTTGATGATGAGTTCCGTTTTCGGACAGGCTCAAACCCTTTCCAATCAGGAAAGACCGAGAATTATTATTACAGCAGATCCGGAATTAGACGACAGCAATTCGATGATTCGTTTTTTACTGTACAGTTCAGATTTGGATATTGATGGATTGGTGTATGCCAGCAGCGCATTCCATTGGAAAGGCGACGGAAAAGGGACGAAATGGTTCGTTCCGAGTAGAGAATACTCAAGATTTGGAACTGGAATTTGTCCTTGTGAATCCTGGAGATGGGGCGAAGATGAAAAATTCATTCACGATGCGGTGGATGCGTATGCTAAATCTTATTCCAATTTAAAAGTTCATAACCCGAATTATCCTTCTCCGGAAGTTTTAAAATCAAAAATCAAATACGGAAATATTGAGTTTGATGGCGATATTTCTAAAGATTCTGAAGGTTCAAATTTAATTAAAGCTGCCATTCTCGATAACAAACCCGGAAAATTATACGTCACCGCTTGGGGCGGATTGAGCACGATTGCAAGAGCTTTAAAATCGATTCAGGAAGAGTTTGAAAATACAACAGATTGGGAGAAAATTCAGACTAAAGTAGCAAGAAAATTAGTCATTTTACCTTCGGGAGACCAAGATGATACCTACGCTTCTTACATCAAACCCAATTGGCCAAAACTGGATTACAGGGAATTTGTAGACGGACCAAACTACGGTTACACAGCTCCTTTGAAGGCAAGTCCTGAAAATGCAAAATATTTCTCAGCCGATTGGATGAAGAAAAATATTTCCCACAAAGGCGCTTTTGGCGAACTTTACCGAGTTTGGGGCGACGGAAAACAAATGGTAAAAAATGATATTGTCGATTTCTTCGGATTCTCAGGTGTAACCGCTGAAGAGCTGAAAAAACAGGGCTATAAAGTCTGGATGCCGTTACAGCCGAAAGGTTCTTTTTTAAGTGAAGGCGACAATTTTACCTTTATGAATATGCTCGGAAATGGATTGCGTGCTTACGAATCCGGTTCTTATGGCGGTTGGGGTGGAATTGAACCTGCTTCAAAAGCCAGTTCCAATATGTTTTTCGATAATGCAGCGGACGGAAATAACAGCGCAGAAGCAATGTCCAATTCGATGGCTTCCAAAGAGAAATCGGAGAAAGAATTGGCTTTCCCAAACTTTTTACCACAAGCGATGAATGATTTTGCAGCAAGATTAACTTGGTCTACGACACCTACTTTTTCCAAGGCTAATCACGAACCGGTTGTAAAAATTTTAGGCCCGACAAATATCCGTTCTTCGGCAGGTGAAAAAGTTCCCTTGTACGGTTCTGTAACCGATCCGGACGGAAATAAAGTGACGATAAAATGGTGGCAGTTCAAGCAAGCAGGAACCTATAATGGTGATGTTGAAATTTCAAAATCAGACAGCTTAAATCCCGAGATCATTGTTCCAAAAACAGCAAAAAGCGGACAAACCATTCACCTGATTTTAGAAGCCACAGACAACGGAACTCCGGCATTGACGAGATATCAACGTGTCATCATCACGGTAAGATAA
- a CDS encoding FoF1 ATP synthase subunit delta/epsilon produces the protein MNIKILTPEYVVFDGEVDSVLLPGKSGEFQIFKNHAAIVSALVHGKVKIYTEKVDSAYQKFLTKETEAKSAFSYEIKSGVLEFNNDKGIILCE, from the coding sequence ATGAATATAAAAATTTTAACTCCGGAATACGTTGTTTTTGATGGCGAAGTAGATTCAGTTCTTCTTCCCGGAAAAAGCGGGGAGTTCCAAATATTTAAAAATCACGCTGCGATTGTATCAGCTTTAGTACACGGTAAAGTGAAAATTTACACAGAGAAAGTAGATTCTGCTTATCAGAAATTTTTGACTAAAGAAACTGAAGCTAAATCAGCATTTTCTTACGAAATTAAAAGCGGAGTTTTAGAATTTAATAATGATAAAGGAATTATTCTTTGCGAGTAA
- a CDS encoding TonB-dependent receptor: MRKSTLKISALGLMLSFVSAFGQETDSLTVKNALKEASKTQEGVKTVTSKEDNNRNVMLNAANNTSPRDVNIGLPATVGGITILENDLPTVYFFWPELPNKTWRQSVGLERTGLLKMDQLANTMGDLGFAVNSYSQTGTKDFKLKGKFTTSTFGWLQGDVNVSGPISKNGWTYTVGAFANYDPSTFKLGFNRNVDETKIFRAGVTKYFNDDKGKISILYKYADSFNVGNYAVFQYGAEGKVTELDNFRIGRDSYVVNDGQIRMKDILSGQDYWAGMSGKDNRTSSHNIDIFGNYLLNNGWNFKFSTRAHFATARMSTIIPLSIFNADASAGYTLQNGQAYSGPVGTQLAMHTPETPITNIAGRFSLNKQIGNHNVTVGLLEQYYNIDKFTSNRSFFFQTVGAQPQRLIGPNTDSYGFYNYNVGGEFHSGTENKLSVYANDEWKVSDNFNISYGLHLRNQIIDGQYSTTPRSQNFVFGANDFQNIKENWFHIAGSLNATYNINKNFGLLANFLYTEENRRLESYSQPFTPDTGKIKSPLGAFGVFWNTNFIQLISQATWLTKNGYLGRYNLVNPNNTTQVSVAQVDYSIQTLGWTTDFVLKPFKGFNLHYLITFQNPIYKDFAFDAFGQNYNYGDKNVVGVAKTLMEIDPSYTTGKFRFWASFRYFSKQYASITNALYFAPRWETFGGVNYTVNKNINLGATVINFLNQRGASGTINGAELITDASQYYGRLLTGTYIMPLTGQFSVSFNF; this comes from the coding sequence ATGAGAAAATCAACCCTAAAAATTTCAGCATTAGGCCTAATGCTTTCCTTTGTCAGCGCTTTTGGACAGGAAACAGACAGCTTAACTGTTAAAAATGCTTTAAAAGAAGCTTCAAAAACCCAGGAAGGCGTAAAAACTGTGACTTCCAAAGAAGACAACAACAGAAACGTAATGCTGAACGCAGCCAATAATACAAGTCCGAGAGACGTGAATATCGGTTTGCCGGCAACGGTGGGAGGCATTACAATCCTTGAAAACGATTTGCCTACTGTTTACTTTTTCTGGCCCGAACTTCCCAACAAAACGTGGAGACAAAGTGTAGGTCTTGAAAGAACCGGACTTTTAAAAATGGACCAATTAGCCAACACAATGGGTGACCTTGGTTTCGCTGTCAATTCTTATTCTCAAACGGGGACTAAAGATTTTAAACTGAAAGGAAAATTCACGACGAGTACTTTTGGATGGTTACAAGGCGATGTCAATGTTTCCGGACCAATTTCAAAAAACGGTTGGACATATACGGTTGGTGCTTTTGCCAATTATGACCCAAGTACTTTTAAGCTAGGATTCAACAGAAATGTGGATGAAACCAAGATTTTCAGAGCGGGAGTTACCAAATATTTCAATGATGATAAAGGTAAAATCTCGATCTTATATAAATATGCAGATTCTTTCAACGTAGGAAACTACGCGGTTTTCCAATATGGAGCGGAAGGAAAAGTGACGGAACTTGACAATTTCAGAATCGGTAGAGATTCTTATGTTGTGAACGACGGACAAATCAGAATGAAAGATATCCTTTCAGGGCAGGATTATTGGGCTGGAATGAGCGGAAAAGACAACAGAACTTCTTCTCACAACATCGATATTTTCGGGAATTATTTGTTGAATAACGGCTGGAATTTCAAGTTCTCCACAAGAGCGCATTTTGCAACTGCAAGAATGTCAACCATTATTCCTTTGAGTATTTTCAATGCGGATGCTTCGGCGGGTTATACTTTGCAAAACGGTCAGGCTTACTCAGGTCCGGTTGGGACTCAGTTGGCGATGCACACGCCTGAAACTCCGATTACCAATATCGCAGGTCGTTTTTCATTAAACAAACAAATCGGAAATCATAATGTGACTGTCGGTTTGTTGGAACAATATTATAACATTGATAAATTCACCTCAAACCGTTCGTTCTTTTTCCAGACTGTTGGAGCTCAGCCTCAGAGATTGATTGGTCCAAATACGGACAGCTACGGATTCTACAATTACAACGTTGGCGGAGAATTCCACAGCGGAACAGAAAACAAACTTTCGGTTTATGCCAACGACGAATGGAAAGTTTCTGATAACTTCAATATAAGCTACGGGCTGCATTTAAGAAATCAAATCATCGACGGACAGTATTCTACAACACCAAGGTCTCAGAATTTCGTTTTCGGAGCTAATGATTTCCAGAATATCAAAGAAAACTGGTTTCACATCGCAGGAAGTTTGAATGCCACTTACAACATCAATAAAAACTTCGGGCTTTTAGCCAACTTCTTATATACCGAAGAAAACAGAAGATTGGAGAGTTATTCTCAGCCATTCACACCAGATACAGGAAAAATCAAAAGTCCATTGGGAGCGTTCGGAGTTTTCTGGAATACCAATTTCATTCAGTTGATTTCTCAGGCAACCTGGTTGACGAAAAACGGATATTTAGGAAGATACAACCTTGTAAATCCTAACAATACCACACAGGTAAGCGTTGCTCAGGTAGATTACAGCATTCAGACATTAGGCTGGACGACAGATTTTGTTTTGAAGCCTTTCAAAGGATTCAATTTACACTATTTGATAACATTCCAAAATCCGATTTACAAAGATTTTGCATTTGATGCTTTTGGACAAAACTACAATTATGGAGACAAAAATGTAGTTGGAGTTGCGAAAACATTAATGGAAATCGACCCGAGTTATACAACAGGGAAATTCAGATTCTGGGCAAGTTTCAGATATTTCTCTAAGCAATATGCAAGTATTACGAATGCATTGTATTTCGCTCCGAGATGGGAAACTTTTGGTGGTGTGAATTATACGGTTAATAAAAATATCAATTTGGGTGCAACAGTAATCAACTTCCTGAACCAAAGAGGAGCAAGTGGAACCATCAACGGTGCCGAATTGATTACAGACGCAAGTCAATATTACGGAAGATTGCTGACGGGTACGTACATTATGCCATTGACAGGTCAATTCTCAGTAAGCTTTAATTTCTAA
- a CDS encoding NUDIX hydrolase, protein MDSKELILKRSEENKQLYIPNLSADPVIFGFDQNELKVLLVKMNYRKMWILPGGYIQKDEDLDDAVVRILKERAGVNAVSYLEEFAVFGKKNRSEGYFEDFDETLFHKQRFITIGYYALYNPSKIDLAADEFSESCEWIYLSQLAEIEMAMDHKEIVEKALLALREKISIKPIGFNLLPEKFTLSELQKLYEAILGKELNRGNFYRKIKNLGILRKLDEQRRGGAHKAPDLYSFDEENYNKALENGLTSW, encoded by the coding sequence ATGGATTCTAAAGAACTAATACTAAAACGATCAGAAGAAAATAAACAATTATATATCCCAAATCTCTCGGCGGATCCTGTTATTTTTGGTTTTGATCAAAATGAGTTGAAAGTTTTACTCGTGAAGATGAATTATAGAAAAATGTGGATTTTGCCTGGCGGATACATTCAAAAAGATGAAGATCTGGATGATGCAGTTGTAAGAATCTTAAAAGAAAGAGCTGGTGTTAATGCAGTTTCTTATCTAGAAGAGTTTGCTGTATTTGGAAAAAAGAACAGAAGTGAAGGCTATTTCGAAGATTTTGATGAAACTTTATTCCACAAACAGAGATTCATTACAATAGGTTATTACGCCTTGTATAATCCTTCTAAAATTGATTTGGCTGCTGACGAGTTCAGTGAGAGTTGTGAATGGATTTATCTAAGTCAATTGGCAGAGATAGAAATGGCGATGGATCATAAAGAAATCGTAGAAAAAGCTCTTTTAGCCTTACGAGAAAAAATATCAATCAAACCAATAGGATTTAATCTATTACCTGAAAAATTCACGCTTTCTGAGCTTCAGAAACTTTACGAAGCTATTCTTGGAAAGGAATTAAACAGAGGAAATTTCTACCGAAAAATCAAAAATCTTGGAATCCTAAGAAAACTAGACGAACAAAGACGAGGCGGTGCTCATAAAGCGCCAGATCTTTATTCTTTTGACGAGGAGAATTACAACAAAGCTCTAGAAAACGGTTTGACAAGTTGGTAA
- a CDS encoding esterase, which yields MKIKYTIYSLMLGSLMFAQESLDFSGKKNLISPEINGQNVTFRLLAPNANSVKLQGNWFPSKGMEPGSVDLQKDKDGVWSFTKNDFNPDIYTYSFVVDGVKANDPNNSYQVRDVSSVMSMILIDGKQSENYKVQNVPHGTVSKRWYKSNGLKEDRRLTVYTPPGYENSKEKFPVLYLLHGMGGDEEAWMTLGRASQILDNLIAQGKAKPMIVVMPNGHTSNSAAPGESSKGFYKIDMRTPDIFSGDMETYFKEIMNFTESNYRVKADAKNRAIAGLSMGGFHSLYISANQPKTFDYVGLFSPAILPPDEKKSPVYQNLDQKLKTQQTNSYKLYWIAIGKTDFLYKNVAEYRQKLDKMNFKYQYVESEGGHTWSNWRTYLNEFVPQLFK from the coding sequence ATGAAAATCAAATACACAATCTATTCATTAATGCTTGGTTCATTAATGTTTGCTCAGGAAAGTCTTGATTTCAGCGGAAAGAAAAACTTAATTTCTCCCGAAATCAATGGTCAGAATGTGACCTTTCGTTTGCTTGCTCCCAATGCGAACAGCGTAAAACTGCAGGGAAACTGGTTTCCGTCCAAAGGAATGGAGCCCGGTTCCGTCGATTTACAGAAAGATAAGGACGGTGTTTGGTCGTTCACAAAAAATGATTTCAATCCCGATATTTATACCTACTCATTCGTTGTTGACGGCGTAAAAGCCAACGACCCGAACAATTCTTACCAGGTGCGTGATGTTTCCTCGGTGATGAGTATGATTTTGATTGATGGAAAGCAATCCGAAAATTACAAAGTTCAAAATGTCCCGCACGGAACAGTTTCCAAAAGATGGTACAAATCAAACGGACTGAAAGAAGACAGAAGATTAACCGTTTACACACCTCCGGGTTACGAAAACTCTAAAGAAAAATTCCCGGTTTTGTATTTGCTTCACGGGATGGGTGGCGACGAAGAAGCGTGGATGACTTTGGGAAGAGCATCGCAGATTTTAGATAATCTGATTGCTCAGGGAAAAGCAAAACCGATGATTGTCGTAATGCCAAATGGTCACACCAGCAATTCCGCAGCGCCGGGCGAATCTTCCAAAGGGTTTTATAAAATCGATATGAGGACGCCAGATATTTTCAGTGGTGATATGGAAACGTATTTCAAGGAAATTATGAATTTCACAGAATCCAATTACCGTGTAAAAGCCGATGCCAAAAACCGCGCCATTGCCGGACTTTCGATGGGAGGTTTTCATTCGCTGTACATCTCTGCCAATCAGCCAAAAACGTTTGATTACGTCGGTCTTTTTTCGCCTGCGATTCTTCCGCCAGACGAAAAGAAAAGCCCGGTTTATCAGAATTTAGACCAAAAACTGAAAACACAGCAGACCAATTCATACAAACTGTATTGGATTGCCATCGGAAAGACCGATTTTCTTTATAAAAACGTCGCAGAATACCGTCAGAAGCTCGACAAAATGAACTTTAAATATCAATATGTAGAATCCGAAGGTGGTCACACTTGGAGTAATTGGAGAACGTATCTCAACGAATTTGTTCCGCAATTGTTTAAATAG
- a CDS encoding glycoside hydrolase family 3 protein yields the protein MKRTVLNVAALFLGVTAFAQNIQTVTNSKGPVLGYSTDSGVKILTVGGNKFKDLNKNGKLDKYEDWRLPVDERAKDLASKMSIEQIAGLMLYSGHQSVPAPPDGIRAGKYNGKFYKESGAKASDLTDQQKKFLKEDNLRHVLVTTVESPVIAAQWSNNIQAYIEGLGLGIPANNSTDPRHSATVTAEFNEGAGGQISLWPDGLAMGATFDPELVKKFGNIAAQEYRALGISTALSPQIDLGTEPRWYRIAYVFSESPELTADLGRGYIDGFQTTSGSKNGWGNKSVNAMVKHWPGGGPEEGGRDGHWAMGKFAVYPGNNFQNHVKPFTDGAFKLNGGTKEASAVMPYYTISFDQDTKNGENVGNGYSKYLITDLLRGKYKYDGVVCTDWLITADEPKTPGGFAGKPWGAEKLSIAERHYKVLEAGVDQFGGNNDKGPVLEAYQMGVKEHGEKAYRAKFEQSAVRLLRNFFRTGLFENPYVNVEETKKIVGNPEFMKAGYEAQVKSIVLLKNKANILPIKERKTVYIPKRYSPATFNWWGIYTAPTLDFPVDIEKIKKYYNVTEDPTKADFALVFVKSPHSEEGGYSDIDAKEGGNGYLPISLQYQTYTATEAREKSIAAGDPVVAPNVHDRTFKNKTSTVTNFTDLLTIENTYKAMNGKPVIVSVTASKPMVFNEFEKHADAILMNFNVSNQAVVDIITGKYEPSGLLPLQMPANMATVEKQKEDVPYDMETHKDSEGHNYDFGYGMNWSGVIKDARTEKYKK from the coding sequence ATGAAAAGAACGGTTTTAAATGTTGCTGCATTATTTTTAGGAGTAACAGCATTTGCACAAAATATTCAAACAGTTACGAATTCTAAAGGTCCTGTTTTGGGATATTCCACAGATTCTGGTGTTAAAATTCTGACAGTCGGAGGAAATAAATTCAAAGATTTAAATAAAAACGGAAAACTCGATAAATACGAAGACTGGAGACTTCCTGTTGATGAAAGAGCGAAAGATTTAGCTTCAAAAATGTCTATCGAACAGATTGCAGGTTTGATGTTATACAGCGGTCACCAATCGGTTCCGGCGCCACCAGATGGCATAAGAGCAGGAAAATATAACGGCAAATTTTATAAGGAGAGCGGTGCAAAAGCCTCTGATTTAACAGATCAGCAAAAGAAATTTTTAAAGGAAGACAACCTTCGTCACGTTTTGGTAACCACGGTAGAATCTCCTGTAATTGCCGCACAATGGAGCAACAATATTCAGGCCTATATCGAAGGTTTAGGATTGGGAATTCCTGCGAACAACAGTACAGACCCGAGACATTCTGCAACAGTAACAGCCGAATTTAATGAAGGAGCCGGCGGCCAGATTTCTCTTTGGCCAGATGGATTGGCGATGGGTGCCACTTTCGACCCAGAATTGGTTAAAAAATTCGGAAACATCGCTGCTCAGGAATACAGAGCGTTGGGAATCTCAACAGCATTATCTCCACAAATCGATTTAGGAACAGAACCTCGTTGGTACAGAATCGCTTACGTCTTTTCTGAAAGTCCGGAATTAACGGCGGATTTAGGAAGAGGTTACATCGATGGTTTCCAGACCACTTCTGGCAGCAAAAACGGTTGGGGAAACAAAAGTGTGAATGCAATGGTAAAACACTGGCCGGGAGGCGGACCTGAAGAAGGCGGTCGCGACGGTCACTGGGCAATGGGGAAATTTGCGGTTTATCCGGGGAATAATTTCCAAAATCACGTAAAGCCTTTTACAGACGGTGCTTTCAAATTAAATGGTGGAACTAAGGAAGCTTCTGCGGTGATGCCTTATTACACGATTAGCTTTGATCAGGATACGAAAAACGGCGAAAACGTTGGAAACGGTTACAGCAAATATTTAATCACAGATTTACTTCGTGGAAAATACAAATATGACGGTGTAGTTTGTACCGACTGGTTGATTACAGCTGACGAACCAAAAACGCCGGGCGGATTTGCCGGAAAACCTTGGGGCGCAGAAAAATTATCCATCGCGGAACGTCATTACAAAGTGTTGGAAGCGGGTGTTGATCAATTTGGAGGAAATAATGATAAAGGACCTGTTTTGGAAGCTTATCAAATGGGTGTAAAAGAACACGGCGAAAAGGCTTATCGTGCAAAATTTGAGCAGTCAGCCGTTCGTTTGTTGAGAAATTTCTTTAGAACAGGATTGTTTGAAAACCCTTACGTCAACGTAGAAGAAACTAAGAAAATCGTTGGTAATCCTGAATTTATGAAGGCCGGATATGAAGCTCAGGTAAAATCTATCGTACTATTGAAAAACAAAGCGAATATTCTTCCGATCAAAGAAAGAAAAACGGTTTACATTCCGAAGAGATATTCTCCCGCAACGTTCAACTGGTGGGGGATTTACACGGCTCCTACTTTGGATTTCCCTGTTGATATTGAGAAAATCAAGAAATATTATAACGTAACCGAAGACCCTACAAAAGCAGATTTCGCATTGGTTTTTGTGAAAAGTCCGCACAGTGAAGAAGGTGGTTACAGCGACATCGATGCTAAAGAAGGCGGAAACGGTTACCTTCCGATTTCTCTTCAATACCAGACTTACACAGCGACAGAAGCTCGTGAAAAAAGTATCGCAGCGGGAGATCCTGTTGTTGCACCTAACGTACACGACAGAACTTTCAAAAATAAAACTTCAACGGTGACCAACTTTACAGATTTGTTGACGATTGAAAATACATACAAAGCAATGAACGGAAAACCTGTGATTGTTTCTGTAACGGCTTCAAAACCGATGGTATTTAACGAATTTGAAAAGCACGCTGATGCAATTCTGATGAACTTCAATGTATCCAATCAGGCGGTTGTGGATATTATCACAGGAAAATATGAGCCTTCAGGGTTGCTTCCGCTTCAGATGCCTGCGAATATGGCAACCGTTGAAAAGCAAAAAGAAGACGTACCTTACGATATGGAAACACATAAAGATTCCGAAGGTCATAACTATGATTTCGGATACGGAATGAACTGGTCTGGTGTTATTAAAGATGCGAGAACAGAGAAATATAAAAAATAA
- the atpD gene encoding F0F1 ATP synthase subunit beta produces MANQIKGKISQIIGPVIDVVFNEVEELPKIYDALEITKSNGEKVVLEVEQHIGEDMVRCIAMDATDGLQRGQEVTGTGKQITMPVGDEVNGRLFNVVGDAIDGIQALSKEGGLPIHREAPKFDQLSTSAEVLFTGIKVIDLVEPYAKGGKIGLFGGAGVGKTVLIQELINNIAKGHGGLSVFAGVGERTREGNDLLREMLESGIIKYGDEFMHSMENGGWDLSKVDLEAMKESKAAFVFGQMNEPPGARARVALSGLTLAEYYRDGGETGQGRDVLFFVDNIFRFTQAGSEVSALLGRMPSAVGYQPTLASEMGAMQERITSTKNGSITSVQAVYVPADDLTDPAPATTFAHLDATTVLDRKIASLGIYPAVDPLASTSRILAPEIIGEEHYNCAQRVKEILQRYKALQDIIAILGMEELSEEDKLVVYRARKVQRFLSQPFHVAEQFTGLKGSLVDIKDTIKGFNMIIDGELDQYPEAAFNLKGTIEEAIAAGQKMLAENA; encoded by the coding sequence ATGGCAAACCAAATTAAAGGAAAAATTTCACAAATTATTGGACCAGTTATCGACGTGGTTTTTAATGAAGTTGAAGAATTACCAAAAATATATGACGCTTTAGAGATCACTAAAAGCAACGGAGAAAAAGTTGTATTAGAGGTAGAGCAGCACATTGGTGAGGATATGGTAAGATGTATCGCAATGGATGCTACAGATGGTCTTCAAAGAGGTCAGGAAGTAACTGGTACAGGTAAACAAATTACAATGCCAGTTGGTGATGAAGTTAACGGTCGTCTTTTCAACGTAGTTGGAGATGCTATTGACGGAATCCAGGCTTTGTCAAAAGAAGGAGGTTTGCCAATCCACAGAGAAGCACCAAAATTTGACCAGTTATCAACTTCTGCTGAAGTTCTTTTTACAGGGATCAAAGTAATTGATCTTGTAGAGCCTTATGCAAAAGGAGGTAAAATTGGATTGTTCGGTGGAGCAGGTGTAGGAAAAACAGTATTGATCCAGGAATTGATCAACAACATTGCCAAAGGACACGGTGGTCTTTCTGTATTTGCAGGAGTAGGAGAAAGAACAAGAGAAGGAAATGACCTTTTGAGAGAGATGTTAGAATCTGGAATTATCAAATATGGTGACGAGTTTATGCACTCTATGGAAAATGGAGGCTGGGATCTTTCTAAAGTAGACTTAGAAGCTATGAAAGAGTCTAAAGCTGCTTTCGTTTTCGGTCAGATGAATGAGCCACCAGGAGCAAGAGCAAGAGTAGCATTATCTGGTTTGACTTTAGCTGAATACTATAGAGATGGTGGAGAAACTGGTCAAGGTAGAGATGTATTATTCTTCGTAGATAATATCTTCCGTTTTACACAAGCTGGTTCTGAGGTATCTGCACTTTTAGGTCGTATGCCATCAGCGGTAGGTTACCAACCAACTTTGGCATCTGAAATGGGTGCGATGCAGGAAAGGATTACTTCAACTAAAAATGGATCTATTACTTCTGTACAGGCGGTTTACGTACCTGCGGATGACTTAACTGACCCGGCTCCGGCAACAACGTTTGCTCACTTGGATGCAACTACGGTACTAGATAGAAAAATTGCTTCATTAGGTATTTACCCGGCTGTAGATCCATTGGCTTCTACGTCAAGAATCTTGGCTCCGGAAATCATTGGTGAAGAACATTATAACTGTGCTCAAAGAGTAAAAGAAATTCTTCAGAGATACAAAGCATTGCAGGATATTATTGCAATTCTTGGTATGGAAGAATTGTCTGAAGAAGATAAATTGGTAGTTTACAGAGCGAGAAAAGTACAGAGATTCTTGTCTCAACCTTTCCACGTTGCTGAACAGTTTACAGGTCTTAAAGGATCTTTGGTTGATATCAAAGACACCATCAAAGGGTTTAATATGATTATTGATGGAGAATTGGATCAGTATCCGGAAGCTGCTTTCAACTTGAAAGGAACCATCGAAGAAGCTATCGCAGCTGGACAAAAAATGTTAGCTGAGAACGCTTAA